One window of Triticum dicoccoides isolate Atlit2015 ecotype Zavitan chromosome 5A, WEW_v2.0, whole genome shotgun sequence genomic DNA carries:
- the LOC119301906 gene encoding wall-associated receptor kinase 3-like isoform X1: protein MALMDKAAFSFNTSYVKSKVFYETYKGGVPLVANWVIRPWTCKAAKKNMSTYACLSSHSACVDSTTNDPGYHCKCSNGYKGNPYITAGCQDIDECREKSNPCGPGICKNTQGKYSCSCHPGNYMANGVCVPIPKSPHFPAVPVVGASVGLVIIVIVIAFACFIQERRKLQNMKQNYFRQHGGLILFEEMKSKQGLTFKIFSEEELQQATNKFSEQQVLGHGGHGTVYKGLFNRNVEVAVKRCMTINEQHKKEFGKEMLILSQINHKNIVKLLGCCLEVEVPMLVYEFVPNGTLYHLIHGNHGRRIPLATRLGIAHESADALSYLHSSTSTPILHGDVKSSNILLDGDYKAKVSDFGASILAPTDESQFVTLVQGTCGYLDPEYMQTCQLTDKSDVYSFGVVLLELLTGKKPFSLDASDQEKSLSMMFMSAVKENKLQEILDDGIKQDNMEVLEEIAELAKQCLEMCGTNRPSMKEVAEKLDRLRKVMQHPWVQLQQDPEENESLLGQRSAMVNSTVVSAEYFSIEKEAVTSLGSGR from the exons ATGGCACTGATGGATAAGGCAGCTTTCAGTTTCAACACCAGCTATGTCAAATCCAAAGTGTTCTATGAGACATACAAGGGGGGAGTCCCTCTTGTCGCGAACTGGGTAATAAGACCGTGGACTTGCAAGGCAGCTAAAAAGAACATGAGTACCTATGCGTGCCTCAGCAGCCATAGTGCGTGTGTTGATTCCACCACCAACGATCCAGGTTACCATTGCAAGTGCTCCAATGGGTACAAAGGCAACCCTTACATCACAGCTGGATGCCAAG ATATTGACGAGTGCCGTGAAAAATCTAATCCTTGCGGCCCAGGGATCTGCAAGAATACGCAGGGGAAATACAGTTGCTCATGCCACCCTGGGAACTATATGGCAAATGGTGTCTGCGTACCAATTCCAAAGTCTCCCCATTTTCCTGCGGTGCCAGTCGTAG GTGCAAGTGTTGGGCTCGTCATCATTGTGATTGTTATTGCCTTTGCATGCTTCATCCAAGAGAGACGGAAGCTACAGAACATGAAACAGAACTACTTCCGGCAGCATGGTGGCCTCATACTATTTGAAGAGATGAAGTCGAAGCAAGGCCTTACATTCAAAATCTTCTCAGAGGAAGAACTGCAACAAGCCACGAACAAGTTCAGTGAACAACAAGTCTTAGGTCATGGGGGGCATGGGACTGTGTATAAGGGACTTTTCAACCGCaacgtggaggtggcggtcaagaGATGCATGACCATCAACGAGCAACACAAGAAGGAGTTCGGTAAGGAGATGCTAATCCTATCCCAAATCAACCACAAAAACATTGTGAAACTTCTGGGATGCTGCCTCGAAGTGGAAGTCCCCATGTTGGTTTATGAGTTCGTCCCAAACGGCACTCTTTACCATCTCATCCACGGCAACCATGGCCGACGTATCCCCTTAGCCACTCGCTTGGGGATCGCTCATGAGTCCGCGGACGCGCTCTCCTACCTTCACTCATCCACTTCGACACCAATCCTTCATGGTGATGTCAAGTCCTCCAATATCCTCCTTGATGGCGACTACAAGGCTAAAGTCTCCGACTTCGGTGCCTCTATCCTGGCACCAACCGATGAGTCACAATTTGTCACACTTGTACAAGGGACGTGCGGGTACCTTGACCCGGAGTACATGCAAACATGCCAGTTGACAGACAAGAGTGACGTGTACAGCTTTGGTGTCGTTCTTCTGGAGCTGCTCACGGGGAAGAAGCCCTTTAGTCTTGATGCCTCTGACCAAGAGAAGAGCCTATCAATGATGTTTATGTCTGCAGTGAAGGAGAATAAGCTTCAGGAGATCTTGGATGATGGGATCAAGCAAGACAACATGGaggttcttgaagagatcgcggagcTAGCGAAGCAATGCTTGGAGATGTGTGGTACGAATAGGCCATCAATGAAGGAAGTTGCGGAGAAGCTTGATAGGTTGAGGAAGGTGATGCAACATCCCTGGGTGCAACTGCAGCAAGACCCTGAAGAGAATGAAAGTTTACTTGGGCAGCGATCGGCAATGGTCAACTCAACGGTTGTTAGTGCTGAATATTTTAGCATCGAGAAGGAAGCAGTGACGAGTCTGGGATCTGGCCGATGA